The Chengkuizengella sediminis genomic interval CTCATCCATTGGATTTATTTATATTACTCTATATAATATAACAAATGATTTTACAAAAAGCACTATGAACGAACTATACGTTTTAACGCTCACATTTTACAGTTTATGAACATGTTGGTACCAAAGTGGTCAAATGAAGCATGGTCGTGTATGATGTATGATCTAGGATATGCCTTCACCCAGTATCACTCTGGAGGGTGCTCATAGAATGGATGAAGTTAAAAAAACTAAAGCAGGAACAAACGCTTTAGTTTTTTACATCAACTATGATTGTTTATTAGAAACCTGCTCTGCTATTTGTATTGCTCTTTTTACCATATTTCCAGCATCCTTTGTTTTTATTCCTCCCCAACCTTCCCGTTGTACCGTTTCATAAAAACCAAGATCTTTTGCAAGTTCATATTTAAATTGTTCTGACATAACATTTCCTCTTCTTCTTCGCCCCATCAAGATTCGCCCCTTTCATAAAGTTGAACATTTTTATTAACCTATTCCGCTTCCTTATCATATTCACTTCTTAATAAGTACAAGATACAGACTTCTTGTATGTAAGGATAGTATGTGACAAATGGGCTCATAAGATACTGTTGATGTAAAGGAAATATCCTCATATTAACTACCTCATATTTTGCATAAGTATGTATTAATAAAAGTAAAAAAAAACAAAACCTTTACAGGTTTTGCTGATGATTAAATCATATATACTATGCATGTGTTACATGTTAATGTTCAATGTAAGTAATTTTAACTTGTCCCTCATCATTGCATACAGTAACTTCTACAGATTCCGTTAAAATGTCTGCATAGGAATAAGACACTCTTTTAAAGGCATGTTGTTCCTGATCTAATTTAACAATAAATACAGAAGGGTAGGTTTCTTCTAACACACCTGTTCTTTCAATGGTTTTCTTTCGTCCACCATTTGCTTTTAACATTATTTTAGCCCCAACATGGGTCTCCAAGCTGCGTTTTATTTCTGACAATGAATTTTTTGACATGTCCAACTACCACCTCTTTCCTAATCCATTATATCTAAAGGATTGTGGAAAGTCAAATTAAACAATTATATCAGTGAAACAAACTTGTTGTCAATGATTATTTTCACTGTTTTTAATATTAGGAAGTCCGATTCTATAGCTCCCTCGAGATTCAATACCACCTATTCCTTTTATACCACTAATTGTGTAACTAATTAC includes:
- a CDS encoding small, acid-soluble spore protein, alpha/beta type, producing the protein MGRRRRGNVMSEQFKYELAKDLGFYETVQREGWGGIKTKDAGNMVKRAIQIAEQVSNKQS
- the veg gene encoding biofilm formation stimulator Veg encodes the protein MSKNSLSEIKRSLETHVGAKIMLKANGGRKKTIERTGVLEETYPSVFIVKLDQEQHAFKRVSYSYADILTESVEVTVCNDEGQVKITYIEH